The Paenibacillus sp. FSL W8-0426 region GGCGAAATCCTCGAATCGTTCACCCGTCCAAACGGCCTTCACATCGAGAAGCTGCGTGTACCGATCGGCCTGATCGGCATCATCTACGAAGCTCGTCCAAACGTGACCGTCGATGCGGCGGGATTGTGCTTGAAAACGGGGAATGCCGTGCTGCTGCGCGGCGGCTCCTCCGCCCTTTCGTCCAACCGCCGAATCGTTGAGGTGCTGACGAAGGCGCTGGCGGCGACCGATCTGCCGCCGGACGCGCTGCAGCTTGTCGAAGATGCGGATCGCGCATCGGTGGATGAAATGCTGAAGCTGAACGGCCTGCTGGATTGCATCATCCCTCGCGGGGGAGCTTCCCTGATCCGCAACGTGGTCAACAACGCCACCGTGCCCGTCATCGAAACCGGTGCTGGCATCTGTCACACCTATGTCGATGAAACGGCAAATCCTGAAATGGCTGCAGAGATCGCCTTGAACGCGAAAGCGCAGCGTCCGTCTGTCTGCAATTCCATGGAAACCCTGCTGCTGCATTCCGCTTATGCCGAACAGCATCTGAATGCAATGGCTGAACAATTCCGTGAAGCCAGCGTAACGATGAAAGGATGCGAAACGGTACGCCGCCTGGTGCCCGATGCACTTGAAGCGACGGAAGAGGACTACGCTACCGAGTATAATGATTACATTTTGAATATTCGTGTCGTGGACAGCCTGGATGAAGCGCTTCGTCACATCGCGAAGTACGGCACCAAGCACTCCGAATGCATCGTGACCGAAAACGCGGATCATGCGGCCCGGTTTCTGCAAGACGTGGATGCTGCCGCCGTGTACCACAATGCGTCCACGCGCTTTACGGATGGTTTCGAATTCGGATATGGCGCCGAGATCGGCATCAGCACCCAGAAACTTCACGCACGCGGTCCAATGGGCCTGCCTGCCCTGACATCCACGAAATACCGCATTACCGGAAACGGCCAAATTCGGCAATAATACACAGCTGATAGCTGACTAGGAGGAACGATAAACCATGAGTCAAGAACAACAAACACTGCTGCAACAAAAGATTACTTTCCATGGCGCGGGCGCGATGGCGGAAGCCATCGTCCGGGGACTGACTTCCCGCCTGGTCGTTCGGCCTAGAGACATTACGATGCTCAACCGCAGCAACAAAAAGCGCCAGGAAGAACTAAGCGCCAAATACGCGGTGCATACGGGAACGGCATCGGAGTCTTTGGATATCCTTGCGGATTCTCCTGTCATCGTGCTTGCCATGAAACCGAAGGATGCAGCAGCGGCTTTGCGTGAATTAGGCCCGATCCTGAAGCCGGATCAGCTGATTGTTTCCGTGATTGCCGGATTGTCCATCCGCACCATGCAAAGCATCCTTGGACGGAAGCAACCCATTGCCCGGACCATGCCGAACACGTCCAGCACCATTGGGCTCGGGGCTACCGGCATTGCGTTCTCGGCGGAGATTACGGACGATCAGCGCAGCACGGTCATGACCATGTTTGAAGCCGTAGGCATCGTAACGATTGTTCCGGAAGAAAAACTTGAGGTCCTTACCGGCATTTCCGGAAGCGGCCCGGCTTATGTATACTATTTGATGGAAGCCATGATCGCCGCGGGCATTCGCGGAGGACTGTCCAGTCAGCAATCGCATGACCTGACCGTTCAGACCGTGCTCGGCGCAGCCCGCATGGTGCAGCAAACCGGCATGGAACCGATGAAGCTTCGCAGCGACGTGACCTCTCCTGGCGGAGCGACGCAAGCCGCGCTCAAAACGCTGGATGAAGGCGACTTTTTCGAAAACGTAATTGCAGCCGTGAACCGCTGCGCAGAGCGCTCACGGGAGATGGGGGCTGCTTTGGAAGGGGATTTGAAATGAGTAACATGTGTACGGCCACGTATCGTCTGCATGATGATCGTGCCGATTTTCGCAAAAAAGCGGAATCGATCGCGGTTGGCATGACCGTCGGAAGCTGGACCGAGCTGCCTCAAGCCAAACGCGAGGAAATGCAAAAACATCTTGGCGAAGTACTTCAGGTACACGTTCATGAAGCCGAAGGCATGGCGCCTGGCGAGCGTTATGCCGACATCACGATCGGGTACCCCGACGTCAATTTCAGCCGGGATATCCCGGCTTTGCTCGTCACAGTCTTTGGCAAAATCTCGATGGATGGACGTATCAAGCTGACGCGTCTCGGGTTCTCCGACAACTTCCTGCGGGCATTTCCGGGCCCAAAATTCGGATTAAACGGCGTGCGTGACCTGCTTGGCGTGCATGACCGTCCGCTCTTGATGAGCATTTTCAAATCCGTCATCGGACTGAACGCGGATGAACTGCGCGAGCAGTTTCTGCGTCAAGCACTCGGCGGCGTCGATCTGATCAAGGACGACGAAATTTTGTTCGAAAATCCGCTCACGCCAATCGAGAAAAGAGTCGAGGTCTGTATGAAGGCTGCCGAGCAGGCGAGCCGGGAAACCGGCAAAAAGCTGCTCTATGCCGCCAATTTGACTGGACCGACGTTCAGGCTGAAGCAGCAAGCCGAGCGGGCTATTCATGCCGGCGCAAACGCATTGCTTTTTAACGTTCTCTCTTACGGCTATGACGTGCTGCATGAGCTGAGCAGCGATCCGGACATTAACGTACCGATCATGGCCCATCCGGCTCTGGCCGGGGCAGTGTATCCTTCGCCGCATTATGGCATTTCTGCTTCCGTGCTGCTTGGGCAACTGATGCGCCTGGCCGGAGCGGACTTGGTATTATTCCCATCCCCTTATGGCTCCGTAACGATGCCCAAAGAGGAAAACATGGCCATTACCGAACAGCTGCTCAGCCCGGAATTGCCCGTGCGCGCCAGCATGCCTGTGCCTTCCGCCGGGATCCATCCGGGACTGGTTCCACTCATCCTGAACGACTTCGGGACCGACGTCATCGTCAACGCCGGAGGCGGCATCCATGGTCACCCGATGGGCACGGAAGCGGGAGGACGAGCCTTTTTGCAGGCCATCGAGGCTGCAGGACGTTCCATCCCGTTGACCGAATACGCCGCAGAGCATCCCGAATTGAAGACCGCACTTGATTTGTGGGGTGCAGGCCGATGAGAAGCGACAAAAAAACGGTGATTTTTTGCGATTTTGATGGCACGATCACCCTTTCGGACAATATCGTCGCCATCATGAAACATTTTAACCCCGAAGGCATCGCACCGATCATGAAAGATACGGTCGAGCAACGAATTTCGCTGCGTGAGGGCGTAGGTGCCATGTTTGCCCTGCTGCCATCTTCGCAAAAAGACGAAATCGTCGAATTCGTGCTTGGACAAGCGGGCATTCGTGAAGGGTTCGGCGACTTTCTGGCATACGTGCGCAATGAAGGCATCGAATTTAACGTAACGAGCGGCGGCATGGATTTTTTCATTGAACCTCTGCTTGCGCCATTTGATATTCCGCAGGATCATGTATACTGCAACGGCGCGGATTTCTCGGGCGATCGCATCCGGATCGAATGGCCGCATCCCTGTCAGCCTCCATGCGAAAATGGTTGCGGCATGTGCAAAACGACCGTCATTCGCTCCTATGCAGCCGACCAATATAACCGCATTCTGATCGGGGACAGCCTGACCGACTTCGAAGGCGCCAAAATCGCCGATCTGGTCTACTCCCGCTCCATTTTGACGGACAAGTGCATCGAACTTGGGGTCGATCATGTCCCGTTCACCACGTTCCACGATATTATGGAAGACATGAAACAGAAGCAAACACAAGGAGTGCTGTAAAGATGGGCTTTGAGAAAATAACGACCGAACAGAAACGCCGGGTGCTTGAGGAACTCGCGGATATCAAGGCACTGTTCGCCAGCCGCAATTGGTTCCCCGGAACGAGCGGCAACCTTTCGATGCGCGTGGGCGAATTCGACCCCGAGCAATTTTACTTCGCGGTAACTGCTTCGGGTAAAGACAAATCCCTGCGCACACCGGAGGATTTCCTGTTCGTAGACAAACACGGCAAAGCGATTGAAGCGACCGAGCTTAAACCGAGTGCCGAAACGCTCATTCATTGCGAAATTTATCGCCTGACGGGTTGCGGCGCCGTATTTCATGTGCATACCGTGTTCAACAACCTCATCAGCGAATTTTTCGGGGCGCAGGGCCAAGTGCCGATTCAAGGCATCGAGTTGATCAAAGCATTTAACATCTGGGAAGAAAATGCGGAAGTACGCGTGCCGATTTTGCCTAACCATGCGCATATTCCATCCATTGCGGAGCTGGTGCCCGGCGTGCTGGATGCCAACGTTCCGGGCATTCTGCTGCGCAATCACGGCATTTATGCCTGGGGCAAGGACGCCTTTGAAGCCAAACGTCATCTGGAAGCCTTTGAATTTTTGTTCGAGGTATTGTATCGCCAACTGTTGTTAAAAAATGCTGCGAACTGAAATCATGATTTTTGCTTATCCTTGAACGCTGTACTCTTCTGATCGATGAAAAAACACGCCTGCGGCTGGATTTACCCAGCGCGAGGCGTGTTTTTGCTTAATACCGATCCTGCCGATCCTTGAACAAGAACAAGGAATCCGAATCATGATCCCCTGCGCTTGATCCACTGGAGGAACGCTGCTTGCCGAACAAAAGCTTCAGCCCTCCCCCAATCAGAAGCAAAGAGACGATAATCGTGTTAATGTAGGAATTGATCTCATAGGTTACGAAGAAATCGGGGAACAGTTCATTCAGCTGTGGAATAATTAACCGGATCGTAAGGTAATAGGCTCCCATCAGCACGATTCCAAATCCAATCAGACGCTGGTGCCGCACCCAATCCTTCAATATCGGCTGATCATTCAAAGGCTCACGCCCATAACGGCTGGAACACTGAAGTCCGTCGAAGAAGCTGTAGAACCAGATCAGCGGAATCATGAACAGGAAAACCGAGAGCCTGAGCAGGTCCAGGACATAAATGCTTCCAAGGAACAGGAACATCAGCTGTATGCCTCTTTTTTGCAAGCCAAGGTACAAATGCCCTGCGCCGGGAAAAGCCGATAGCAGCGTTGCCAGCACCTTGCTGCGCCGCCCGGAATCCCGTCCCATTTCGAGCTCCTCGAACAATGTGCGGTCCTGCAGCACCTCTCCGGCCTGTTTGCGGTGCACGTGCTGCACGGCATCGAACATGCAATACACCCAAATAACAGGCAAGACAAGCAGGAACATTAAAATGGATTCGTCGATGATCGAGGCGACGAAAACCATCATCGCGAACGATCCGAAAAAGGCGATCAGGAACGATAGACCGCGGTGCAGCAGTCCCAGGTGCAGATGGCCCAATCCCGGGATAAACGAGAGCAGAATCGTGAAAAAACGCTCTCCCTCGCTGCCTTTGCGATACATAGGCTGTTGTGTGTACGGGGCTTCCGCATGAAGGTAATCCGCTTCACCCTCATGCTGGTGGTACATTCCGTCAGGATCCATGCCCCCCATGTTTCCCGCATAAGCTCCGGGATATGTGTTCAGATAGGCATGATGTCGGGCCGGCGTACGCAACAATACGATCAACATATCCAGCATGTTGATGCCCCAGAAGAACGCGGCCGCGATGCAGCCAGCAAGCATCACTACTCCCCCGTCATGTGACACGATGGCCAGCATGAAGGAACCGACCAATGTTCCAAAAAAGAGTAGCGGATAGATCGCGGCTTTTACTGGACGCCTCCAATATAAAAAGCCGAGTCCCGGAATGAAATTAAACAAAAAAGCGAGTAATCTGCTGCGTTCAGGTTGCACAGTCGTCATCCTTTCTTTTCAGGCAATGCGATAATGTTTATGGTTTGGGCTTGAGGCGATCCAGCCACGACGTGGCCGCCTCCGTCCATTTTTCTGTGAAAGAG contains the following coding sequences:
- a CDS encoding glutamate-5-semialdehyde dehydrogenase; the protein is MSEVREKATKAQAALTQLNRLTTEQKNTALLAMADALIAESDSIIAANAEDLERGKQQGTPESMLDRLALNKSRIEGIADGLRQIAGLPDPVGEILESFTRPNGLHIEKLRVPIGLIGIIYEARPNVTVDAAGLCLKTGNAVLLRGGSSALSSNRRIVEVLTKALAATDLPPDALQLVEDADRASVDEMLKLNGLLDCIIPRGGASLIRNVVNNATVPVIETGAGICHTYVDETANPEMAAEIALNAKAQRPSVCNSMETLLLHSAYAEQHLNAMAEQFREASVTMKGCETVRRLVPDALEATEEDYATEYNDYILNIRVVDSLDEALRHIAKYGTKHSECIVTENADHAARFLQDVDAAAVYHNASTRFTDGFEFGYGAEIGISTQKLHARGPMGLPALTSTKYRITGNGQIRQ
- the proC gene encoding pyrroline-5-carboxylate reductase — translated: MSQEQQTLLQQKITFHGAGAMAEAIVRGLTSRLVVRPRDITMLNRSNKKRQEELSAKYAVHTGTASESLDILADSPVIVLAMKPKDAAAALRELGPILKPDQLIVSVIAGLSIRTMQSILGRKQPIARTMPNTSSTIGLGATGIAFSAEITDDQRSTVMTMFEAVGIVTIVPEEKLEVLTGISGSGPAYVYYLMEAMIAAGIRGGLSSQQSHDLTVQTVLGAARMVQQTGMEPMKLRSDVTSPGGATQAALKTLDEGDFFENVIAAVNRCAERSREMGAALEGDLK
- a CDS encoding 2,3-diketo-5-methylthiopentyl-1-phosphate enolase gives rise to the protein MSNMCTATYRLHDDRADFRKKAESIAVGMTVGSWTELPQAKREEMQKHLGEVLQVHVHEAEGMAPGERYADITIGYPDVNFSRDIPALLVTVFGKISMDGRIKLTRLGFSDNFLRAFPGPKFGLNGVRDLLGVHDRPLLMSIFKSVIGLNADELREQFLRQALGGVDLIKDDEILFENPLTPIEKRVEVCMKAAEQASRETGKKLLYAANLTGPTFRLKQQAERAIHAGANALLFNVLSYGYDVLHELSSDPDINVPIMAHPALAGAVYPSPHYGISASVLLGQLMRLAGADLVLFPSPYGSVTMPKEENMAITEQLLSPELPVRASMPVPSAGIHPGLVPLILNDFGTDVIVNAGGGIHGHPMGTEAGGRAFLQAIEAAGRSIPLTEYAAEHPELKTALDLWGAGR
- a CDS encoding 2-hydroxy-3-keto-5-methylthiopentenyl-1-phosphate phosphatase yields the protein MRSDKKTVIFCDFDGTITLSDNIVAIMKHFNPEGIAPIMKDTVEQRISLREGVGAMFALLPSSQKDEIVEFVLGQAGIREGFGDFLAYVRNEGIEFNVTSGGMDFFIEPLLAPFDIPQDHVYCNGADFSGDRIRIEWPHPCQPPCENGCGMCKTTVIRSYAADQYNRILIGDSLTDFEGAKIADLVYSRSILTDKCIELGVDHVPFTTFHDIMEDMKQKQTQGVL
- a CDS encoding methylthioribulose 1-phosphate dehydratase, with amino-acid sequence MGFEKITTEQKRRVLEELADIKALFASRNWFPGTSGNLSMRVGEFDPEQFYFAVTASGKDKSLRTPEDFLFVDKHGKAIEATELKPSAETLIHCEIYRLTGCGAVFHVHTVFNNLISEFFGAQGQVPIQGIELIKAFNIWEENAEVRVPILPNHAHIPSIAELVPGVLDANVPGILLRNHGIYAWGKDAFEAKRHLEAFEFLFEVLYRQLLLKNAAN
- a CDS encoding multi-tm2 domain protein, with product MTTVQPERSRLLAFLFNFIPGLGFLYWRRPVKAAIYPLLFFGTLVGSFMLAIVSHDGGVVMLAGCIAAAFFWGINMLDMLIVLLRTPARHHAYLNTYPGAYAGNMGGMDPDGMYHQHEGEADYLHAEAPYTQQPMYRKGSEGERFFTILLSFIPGLGHLHLGLLHRGLSFLIAFFGSFAMMVFVASIIDESILMFLLVLPVIWVYCMFDAVQHVHRKQAGEVLQDRTLFEELEMGRDSGRRSKVLATLLSAFPGAGHLYLGLQKRGIQLMFLFLGSIYVLDLLRLSVFLFMIPLIWFYSFFDGLQCSSRYGREPLNDQPILKDWVRHQRLIGFGIVLMGAYYLTIRLIIPQLNELFPDFFVTYEINSYINTIIVSLLLIGGGLKLLFGKQRSSSGSSAGDHDSDSLFLFKDRQDRY